The Oxobacter pfennigii genome has a segment encoding these proteins:
- a CDS encoding NADPH-dependent FMN reductase, producing MGKPSIIAIVGSLRKDSFNRQLAKKAKEIIGGRAEFEILEYSDVPLFNQDTEFPAPEAVKRVRDIVKAADGIWFFTPEYNHYFPGVLKNLIDWLSRSVSRDIPPLLSGKPAAISGVTPSMSGTGIAQDHLVTLISFLNMHIMNVPRLTIPNVMQQLDEGGNLLLTASAPYLEKQADAFIRFIEEKKK from the coding sequence ATGGGAAAACCTTCTATCATAGCTATTGTAGGTTCATTGAGAAAAGACTCATTCAATAGACAGTTAGCAAAAAAAGCCAAGGAAATTATAGGTGGCAGAGCAGAATTCGAGATCCTTGAATACTCAGATGTACCCCTTTTCAATCAGGATACGGAGTTTCCTGCACCGGAAGCCGTGAAGCGCGTTCGAGATATTGTCAAGGCGGCAGACGGTATATGGTTTTTTACACCCGAATACAACCACTATTTTCCGGGAGTATTGAAAAATTTAATTGACTGGCTTTCACGGTCTGTAAGCCGTGACATACCGCCTCTTTTATCGGGAAAGCCGGCGGCAATAAGCGGTGTCACACCCAGTATGTCAGGTACGGGAATTGCCCAGGATCATCTGGTTACTCTGATAAGCTTTTTAAATATGCACATAATGAATGTCCCTCGCTTGACTATACCCAATGTTATGCAGCAGTTGGATGAAGGTGGGAATCTATTATTGACTGCCAGTGCTCCTTATCTTGAAAAGCAGGCCGATGCATTTATTCGTTTCATAGAAGAGAAAAAGAAATAA
- a CDS encoding spore coat protein gives MDFTLSTKERMLLEDEKSHEQMCIEKYTNYANLAKDVQLQQLFNTNAQAERTHLDTINQLLSGTIPQMNQQQNQGSQQQPANQNMNNNAQAGGINFSDASMCKDLLMAEKYVSGTYDTAIFEFRDPRVRDVLNHIQKEEQKHGESIFKYMESKGMYNVQ, from the coding sequence ATGGATTTTACTTTATCAACAAAAGAAAGAATGCTCTTAGAAGATGAAAAAAGCCATGAGCAGATGTGCATTGAAAAGTATACTAACTATGCAAATCTTGCAAAAGACGTTCAATTGCAGCAATTATTCAATACCAATGCCCAGGCTGAACGAACACATTTAGATACCATAAATCAATTGCTAAGCGGAACAATTCCTCAAATGAACCAGCAGCAAAACCAAGGCTCACAGCAGCAGCCGGCAAACCAGAACATGAACAATAATGCCCAGGCAGGCGGAATTAACTTTTCTGATGCCAGCATGTGCAAGGATTTACTGATGGCAGAAAAATATGTTTCGGGTACTTACGATACTGCAATTTTCGAGTTCAGGGATCCAAGAGTCCGCGATGTACTGAACCATATACAAAAAGAAGAGCAAAAACATGGTGAGTCCATATTTAAATATATGGAAAGCAAGGGAATGTACAACGTCCAATAA
- a CDS encoding DUF3298 and DUF4163 domain-containing protein, which translates to MMTRRLEELKTEYKNIKAPERLKVRISRIIKIRFIMKKVIKSAACAAVFLGVFIGALNGIPAFAKSMASISGMEPVVKILTFGRYQINDGNFSADVVTPKIEGLLDKELQDRINNDFKENANLIISEFEKDYKEIKKADPEAHMGIEYNYQILTDNDNILAIDVYLLNTVGSSSTIHKFYTINKKNGELLTLPSLFKENADYVNVLSQYILSEMKRQNEAGENMFWLEEDSFAEPFTQIKPDQNFYIDNRGDLVICFDKYEVAPGASGSPEFIIPKDIISNILE; encoded by the coding sequence ATGATGACTCGCCGGTTGGAAGAACTAAAAACAGAATATAAGAATATAAAAGCGCCGGAACGATTAAAAGTGAGGATCAGCAGGATTATAAAAATAAGGTTTATTATGAAAAAAGTTATAAAATCAGCTGCGTGTGCAGCAGTTTTTCTGGGAGTATTTATAGGAGCGCTTAACGGAATTCCGGCTTTTGCAAAAAGCATGGCAAGTATCAGCGGGATGGAGCCTGTAGTTAAGATATTAACCTTTGGAAGATATCAGATAAATGACGGCAATTTTTCAGCGGATGTTGTTACACCTAAAATAGAAGGTCTGCTGGATAAAGAGCTGCAGGACAGGATTAATAACGACTTTAAGGAAAATGCAAATCTTATTATTTCAGAGTTTGAAAAGGATTATAAAGAAATAAAAAAGGCAGATCCAGAAGCTCATATGGGTATAGAATATAATTATCAAATTTTAACGGATAACGATAATATTTTAGCAATTGATGTGTATTTGCTGAATACTGTGGGCTCATCGTCGACAATTCATAAATTTTATACCATAAACAAAAAAAACGGAGAGCTTTTAACATTGCCTTCATTATTTAAAGAAAACGCCGATTATGTAAACGTATTAAGCCAATATATCCTTTCCGAAATGAAAAGGCAAAATGAGGCAGGAGAAAATATGTTCTGGCTGGAAGAAGATAGCTTCGCCGAACCCTTTACCCAAATTAAGCCGGACCAGAATTTCTACATTGATAATAGAGGAGATTTGGTAATATGTTTCGATAAATATGAGGTGGCACCGGGTGCCTCAGGTTCTCCCGAATTTATTATTCCAAAGGATATTATAAGCAATATTCTGGAATAA
- a CDS encoding RNA polymerase sigma factor: protein MQKNKQLFEKFINQNIDNAYRFAYSYVKNQQYAEDVVSQSVIKALSALDKLKEPEFMKSWFYRIIINTSITYLNKNKKSIYIGLDDVEDIDNAVDTYENIDLKEAIEKLPEKYRSIIILRYFEDFSLNEIADITGENLNTVKTRLYKALKILKLEMEDTEL from the coding sequence GTGCAAAAAAACAAACAGCTGTTTGAAAAATTTATTAATCAAAATATCGATAATGCATATCGTTTTGCATATTCTTATGTAAAAAATCAGCAATATGCGGAGGATGTTGTCAGCCAAAGCGTAATTAAGGCATTGTCTGCCTTGGATAAGCTGAAAGAACCTGAATTCATGAAGAGCTGGTTTTACAGGATTATTATAAACACATCAATAACATATTTAAATAAAAACAAGAAAAGCATTTACATAGGCCTTGATGACGTGGAGGATATTGATAATGCGGTTGACACATACGAGAATATCGATTTAAAAGAGGCCATAGAAAAGCTTCCTGAAAAGTACAGAAGCATTATAATACTTCGCTATTTTGAGGATTTTTCTCTGAATGAGATTGCAGATATAACGGGTGAAAATCTAAATACTGTCAAGACCAGGTTATATAAGGCTCTTAAAATTCTTAAATTGGAAATGGAGGATACGGAACTATGA
- a CDS encoding glycine/betaine/sarcosine/D-proline family reductase selenoprotein B, which translates to MEKTKVVYYINQFFGKEGGEEAASMGIKIHEGAFGVSQSFQEAFGEVCEVLATIVCGDNYIAENLQEVTAEILKIVEGYSPQLFAAGPAYGAGRYGVACGSLCSAVTKKLKIPVVTAMNEVNPGVEIYRKDIYILKTGTNARTMRNDTANMAQFAKKLLNMEELKSPDEEGYFMRGYKKNVVSAKLPPERAVDMLLDNIYGRQFKSEIPLPAKEDIQKPQPVLDLSKTTIVLATDGGLYPADNPDKMPSAAADRFCAYDIDGKDSLKAGDYIIRHGGYDNSFSNADPNRLVPVDSMRELERQGVIGKLHDKFLATTGLVAPVEYAEKTGRQMVQYVKDHNIDAVVLTSTUGTSTRCGAVICRELERAGIPVVQVCNMTPVANAVGVNRMWTSSSIKYPLGFPDMTPDVEKEERIRKTKEVLEYLMN; encoded by the coding sequence ATGGAAAAAACCAAGGTTGTATATTATATAAATCAGTTCTTCGGTAAAGAAGGCGGTGAAGAAGCTGCCAGTATGGGGATAAAGATTCATGAGGGAGCCTTTGGTGTATCACAGAGCTTTCAGGAAGCCTTTGGTGAAGTATGTGAAGTACTGGCAACCATCGTTTGCGGAGACAACTATATAGCAGAAAATTTACAGGAAGTAACGGCAGAAATTCTTAAAATAGTAGAAGGCTACAGCCCTCAATTGTTTGCCGCAGGGCCAGCCTATGGCGCTGGACGCTATGGAGTTGCCTGCGGTTCACTTTGTTCTGCAGTCACAAAGAAGCTTAAGATCCCCGTAGTGACTGCCATGAATGAAGTGAACCCTGGCGTTGAGATATACAGAAAGGATATTTATATTTTAAAGACGGGGACCAATGCCAGGACCATGAGAAATGATACGGCCAATATGGCACAGTTTGCAAAGAAGCTATTAAATATGGAGGAGCTTAAATCCCCCGATGAAGAAGGATATTTTATGAGGGGCTATAAGAAAAATGTTGTTTCTGCAAAGCTTCCTCCCGAACGTGCCGTTGATATGCTTTTAGATAATATTTACGGCCGCCAATTCAAATCCGAAATACCTCTTCCGGCAAAAGAGGATATCCAAAAACCACAGCCGGTTTTAGATTTGTCAAAAACCACCATAGTGCTGGCAACAGACGGAGGCCTGTATCCTGCCGACAATCCCGATAAAATGCCCAGCGCGGCAGCAGACCGTTTCTGCGCTTATGATATTGACGGAAAGGACAGCCTTAAAGCCGGTGACTATATCATACGCCATGGAGGCTATGACAACTCATTCAGCAATGCGGACCCCAACCGCTTAGTACCGGTAGATTCCATGCGTGAACTGGAAAGACAGGGAGTTATAGGAAAGCTTCATGATAAGTTCTTAGCTACTACCGGCCTTGTTGCACCCGTTGAATATGCGGAAAAAACAGGAAGGCAGATGGTTCAGTATGTGAAGGACCACAATATTGACGCCGTTGTCCTAACCTCCACTTGAGGCACCTCTACTCGCTGCGGTGCAGTGATTTGCAGAGAGCTTGAGCGTGCAGGCATCCCTGTAGTCCAGGTGTGCAATATGACTCCGGTGGCTAATGCTGTGGGAGTTAACCGTATGTGGACTTCCTCCAGTATAAAATATCCCCTTGGCTTTCCGGACATGACCCCGGACGTTGAAAAGGAAGAGCGCATAAGAAAAACAAAAGAGGTATTGGAATATCTGATGAATTAA
- a CDS encoding glycine/sarcosine/betaine reductase component B subunit — MHLEKRYVDVQKVVFDEKTFIEKGILHVCKKELIAEAMDFHFESVDFELAHPGESCRLTYVCDCVQPMYKTGEGAATFPGIADEVKRVGNGVSIVLRGVCITEIMAVSAGGVQTLDMSGPAAEQSYALPKLIHVCLLAKPAPGVQNDAYFDAVNIASKKVAKYVAKCAKDYTPDEVETFELKKEGLEDLPRVAYIFQIFSHAPLNDTAYYGDGCASMMPIVVHPNEILDGALVYRDYYTAGNSSPTYSLQNHPVILELIKRHGKDINFAGVIMSNTPAEIVNKNRNAMMCAGLAKYHLNADGVIITKQGGGHPQIDTGLNCDYCEELGIKTVLLLTEFLSVGNPITELVLFSTKNADAMVTNGCISMVDFPKVDRVVGIPTMINRNTLSSMDLYGPYTMAAYSAIRDFISQIGNTHFTSVAY, encoded by the coding sequence ATGCATCTTGAGAAAAGATATGTAGATGTGCAAAAGGTGGTTTTTGATGAAAAAACCTTCATTGAAAAAGGCATACTGCATGTATGCAAAAAAGAACTTATAGCTGAAGCCATGGATTTCCACTTTGAAAGCGTGGATTTTGAACTGGCGCATCCCGGTGAGAGCTGCCGCTTAACTTATGTATGTGATTGCGTGCAGCCCATGTACAAAACAGGTGAAGGTGCGGCAACTTTTCCCGGAATTGCTGACGAGGTTAAGAGAGTAGGAAATGGGGTCAGCATAGTATTAAGAGGCGTGTGCATTACTGAAATAATGGCTGTTTCAGCCGGAGGAGTACAAACTCTTGATATGTCAGGGCCTGCTGCCGAACAATCCTATGCTTTGCCCAAATTGATTCACGTATGCCTGTTAGCCAAACCGGCGCCCGGCGTGCAAAATGATGCCTATTTCGATGCTGTTAACATTGCATCCAAGAAAGTGGCAAAATATGTTGCAAAGTGTGCAAAAGATTATACTCCCGATGAAGTTGAAACCTTCGAGCTCAAGAAGGAGGGCTTGGAGGATCTTCCGAGAGTGGCTTATATATTTCAGATATTCTCCCATGCTCCGTTGAATGACACAGCTTATTACGGTGATGGATGCGCTTCAATGATGCCCATTGTGGTACATCCCAATGAAATATTGGACGGAGCATTAGTTTACCGTGATTACTATACAGCAGGCAATTCATCGCCCACTTACTCCCTTCAGAACCATCCCGTCATATTGGAACTTATTAAGCGTCATGGCAAAGATATAAATTTTGCGGGAGTAATCATGTCCAATACCCCTGCAGAGATTGTAAATAAAAACAGGAATGCTATGATGTGTGCCGGCCTTGCAAAATATCACTTAAATGCAGATGGTGTAATAATAACAAAACAGGGAGGCGGACACCCGCAGATAGACACAGGTTTAAATTGTGACTATTGCGAGGAATTGGGAATAAAGACAGTGCTTTTATTAACGGAATTCCTATCTGTAGGAAATCCAATTACTGAGCTGGTGCTCTTTTCCACTAAAAATGCAGATGCCATGGTAACCAACGGCTGCATATCAATGGTGGATTTTCCTAAAGTTGACCGCGTAGTGGGCATCCCCACGATGATAAACAGAAATACTCTAAGCTCCATGGATTTGTATGGGCCTTATACCATGGCAGCCTATTCCGCCATAAGGGATTTTATAAGTCAGATTGGAAATACCCATTTTACTTCTGTAGCTTATTAA